In Leptospira inadai serovar Lyme str. 10, a single genomic region encodes these proteins:
- the ftsZ gene encoding cell division protein FtsZ has protein sequence MLRFEEEADKTSPAIIKVLGIGGGGMNAVARMAHSSLRGVEYVIMNTDEQVLRRSDIENRITLGSKITRGMGAGGDPELGAKAAEEDRDRIQSIIQGADMVFVTAGMGGGTGTGAAPIIAKIAKEMKCLVVGVVTIPFSFEGRRRMELAKRGIDQLRSYVDTLILVNNESIFQVVDRDTPIDQAFRVIDDILLNAVRGISDIVNNPGIINVDFADVKVIMRDTGDAVMGVGEGSGEKKVSEAVNYAIDNALLDSRSIAGATSLLINVTGGTDLTISDWNEVSQIITSQVDPNANIIVGLTEDPELEKKIRVTVIATGFNKRPASLPTNSSVKYPTGQLQRKVVGLTEQTPLEEQRPSYRTEPERITDAETVRSLKTRSGQTSTREDYDIPAFMRRSEKGK, from the coding sequence ATGTTACGTTTCGAAGAAGAAGCAGATAAGACAAGTCCAGCCATAATTAAAGTCCTAGGTATAGGCGGAGGCGGCATGAATGCGGTCGCGCGCATGGCTCATTCCAGTTTGAGAGGAGTGGAATACGTCATCATGAATACCGACGAGCAAGTACTGCGCCGCTCGGATATAGAAAATCGAATCACTCTCGGATCCAAAATCACGAGAGGAATGGGAGCGGGAGGAGATCCCGAACTCGGGGCAAAAGCTGCGGAGGAAGATCGAGACAGAATTCAATCGATAATCCAAGGAGCCGATATGGTTTTCGTCACGGCGGGGATGGGGGGCGGAACGGGAACCGGCGCGGCTCCCATTATCGCAAAGATTGCGAAAGAAATGAAATGCCTTGTAGTCGGAGTAGTCACCATTCCTTTTTCGTTCGAAGGTCGGCGCAGAATGGAGTTAGCCAAACGCGGAATCGATCAATTACGAAGCTACGTGGACACACTTATTTTAGTGAATAACGAGTCGATTTTTCAAGTCGTGGACAGAGACACTCCGATCGATCAAGCGTTCCGAGTCATCGACGATATTTTGTTAAACGCAGTTAGAGGAATTAGCGATATCGTAAACAATCCCGGCATTATCAATGTGGATTTTGCCGACGTAAAAGTCATTATGAGAGACACCGGCGACGCGGTCATGGGTGTCGGCGAAGGCAGCGGCGAGAAGAAAGTATCGGAGGCCGTGAATTATGCGATCGATAACGCGCTTTTGGATTCGCGTTCGATCGCAGGAGCAACGTCTCTTCTCATCAATGTAACCGGAGGAACGGATCTTACGATTTCGGATTGGAACGAAGTGTCTCAGATCATCACGTCGCAAGTCGATCCGAACGCGAATATTATCGTGGGATTAACCGAAGATCCCGAATTAGAAAAAAAGATCCGAGTGACGGTGATTGCAACCGGATTCAATAAACGCCCGGCAAGCTTACCGACAAATTCGAGCGTCAAATATCCGACAGGGCAACTGCAAAGAAAAGTCGTCGGCTTGACGGAACAAACTCCCCTGGAAGAGCAACGTCCATCCTATCGCACGGAGCCCGAGCGAATCACGGATGCCGAAACGGTTCGGTCCCTAAAGACTCGCTCGGGGCAGACTTCCACTCGTGAAGATTACGATATTCCGGCTTTTATGCGCAGAAGCGAAAAAGGAAAATAA
- a CDS encoding lipoprotein LipL41: MRRILLGFLVGAILWLSCQRVSVEYPSFPQTKEGRELRHFLKGVRVVALAVEPPTADVWGQDSDVSQAFLRIVPAKIFQAFSEDSYFKMVDLSKRADIIDEASLSLTGITNGRAKLGELLGVEAILYISVAKPVYECSLEMRADYMAMGMLILQAAANANSNNRRGHRRSSAPIRSNNDPVLKPTGVRKLLLPIEATLVRVDTGESKKAVISKPSTIYNSVGATSCPALLESLSQALTEVIPEMEIKLSPKAETKNIRIFTDDDDPEIAFYLSEGYEEIKGDTPSFNRAKLAWEKADAKSAGKSWAAKANLATYYFSQGDFEKAAELYDSAIKLGSNKKGYLKDLSKIASSAAEAIEE; the protein is encoded by the coding sequence ATGAGAAGAATACTCCTTGGATTCTTGGTTGGAGCGATTCTTTGGCTTTCTTGTCAAAGAGTTTCGGTCGAATATCCTTCCTTTCCTCAAACCAAAGAAGGCCGAGAACTCCGGCATTTTCTGAAAGGAGTCCGAGTCGTCGCTTTGGCAGTCGAGCCGCCGACTGCCGATGTCTGGGGCCAGGATTCCGACGTTAGCCAAGCTTTCCTTCGAATCGTACCGGCAAAGATTTTCCAGGCTTTCTCGGAAGATTCCTATTTTAAGATGGTCGATCTTAGTAAACGAGCGGATATTATAGACGAGGCGAGCTTGTCTCTCACCGGAATAACGAATGGTCGGGCCAAATTAGGCGAATTACTCGGAGTGGAGGCGATTCTTTATATCAGTGTCGCAAAGCCGGTTTATGAGTGTAGCTTGGAAATGCGTGCAGATTACATGGCAATGGGAATGTTGATTTTGCAAGCCGCTGCAAACGCTAATTCCAATAATAGGCGTGGACACCGTCGTTCGTCGGCTCCGATTCGGTCTAATAATGATCCGGTACTGAAGCCCACCGGTGTTCGAAAGTTGCTTTTACCTATAGAAGCTACTTTAGTGCGAGTCGATACCGGAGAATCTAAAAAAGCCGTTATCTCCAAACCTTCCACGATTTACAATAGCGTCGGAGCGACGTCCTGTCCGGCTCTGCTGGAATCCTTATCGCAAGCCTTAACGGAAGTGATTCCGGAAATGGAAATTAAGCTATCGCCGAAAGCGGAAACGAAAAACATTCGAATTTTTACCGACGATGACGATCCGGAGATAGCTTTTTATCTTTCGGAAGGATACGAAGAGATTAAAGGCGACACTCCCAGTTTCAATCGAGCAAAGTTAGCTTGGGAAAAAGCGGATGCAAAATCCGCCGGCAAAAGCTGGGCTGCCAAGGCGAATCTTGCCACCTATTATTTCTCTCAGGGAGATTTTGAAAAAGCTGCGGAATTATACGATTCCGCAATCAAACTCGGAAGCAATAAAAAAGGCTATCTAAAAGATTTAAGCAAGATCGCGTCCTCTGCGGCGGAAGCGATCGAGGAATAG
- the map gene encoding type I methionyl aminopeptidase, with product MTVRTKEDLEALRRVGKVVAETLNYMRKAAVAGISTAELDRIGFDFFSGFGARSAPMLSYKFPGHTCISVGDEIAHGIPGQRRLKDGDLVNIDVSLELNGYFADTGASFLIGSSESGKLSFLLETSALALKNALTHVYSGNRMNDIGKAIEYTAKQNGFKVIRSLCGHGVGSALHEEPFDVLNYYEPRDRRKLQSGQVIAIETFVSTGAEDFREDGDGWTLRTPDGSFVAQFEHSVIVTDSGPLILTAA from the coding sequence ATGACTGTGAGAACTAAAGAAGATCTGGAAGCGCTTCGACGAGTCGGTAAGGTCGTTGCCGAAACTTTAAATTATATGAGAAAAGCGGCAGTCGCCGGAATCAGTACTGCCGAACTGGACCGCATCGGTTTCGATTTTTTTTCCGGCTTCGGCGCGAGAAGCGCTCCTATGCTGTCCTATAAATTTCCCGGTCATACTTGTATCAGTGTCGGTGATGAAATCGCCCACGGCATTCCCGGTCAAAGACGTTTAAAAGATGGTGATCTAGTAAACATAGATGTCTCTCTCGAATTAAACGGATATTTTGCCGACACGGGTGCAAGTTTTCTAATAGGATCGTCCGAATCCGGGAAGTTATCATTCTTACTCGAAACTTCCGCTCTTGCCCTGAAGAACGCATTAACCCACGTTTATTCAGGAAATAGAATGAATGATATCGGTAAGGCCATCGAATACACGGCAAAGCAAAACGGGTTCAAAGTGATCCGTTCGCTTTGCGGTCATGGAGTTGGTAGCGCTTTGCATGAAGAACCTTTTGATGTTTTGAATTATTATGAACCGAGGGATCGGAGAAAATTGCAATCGGGCCAGGTAATCGCGATAGAAACCTTCGTCTCGACCGGTGCCGAGGATTTTAGGGAAGACGGAGACGGTTGGACTCTTCGAACTCCGGACGGTTCCTTTGTGGCACAATTCGAACATTCCGTCATCGTAACGGATTCCGGTCCTTTAATCCTTACCGCCGCCTAG